A genomic window from Carassius auratus strain Wakin chromosome 19, ASM336829v1, whole genome shotgun sequence includes:
- the mtx1b gene encoding metaxin-1b codes for MAAPLELFCWKGDYGLPSVDVDCLTVLAYAKFAGAPLKVHKITNPWRSPTGTLPALKTREEGSISQPSKIIIHLRKQKYNADYDLSAKEGADTLAFVSLLEEKLLPALIYTLWIDSKNYVDVTRRWYAENISFPLNFLLPNRMHCQQLEKLRLVRGDPVLEPGEQLEKELYRDAFECMTLLSQRLGSQKFFFGDSPSSLDAYVFAHLAPLLKIKLPNGKLQQHLTSLNNLQQYCTNILALYFPSDAREAPGRKTHAQPDSSDLDNEPHKRRNQVLSVLFAVGAMLGYAILTGIVSIKRERPQLKNSGHDDGDEEDED; via the exons GCCTATGCCAAGTTTGCTGGTGCTCCTCTTAAAGTTCACAAGATCACCAACCCATGGAGAAGCCCTACAG GGACTCTGCCCGCTCTGAAGACCAGGGAAGAAGGAAGCATCTCTCAACCCAGTAAGATCATCATTCATCTCAGGAAACAG AAGTACAATGCAGACTATGACCTATCAGCGAAGGAGGGCGCAGATACGCTCGCCTTCGTCTCTCTGCTGGAGGAGAAACTGCTGCCTGCACTG atCTACACACTGTGGATAGACTCTAAAAACTATGTGGATGTTACACGGCGCTGGTATGCAGAAAACATCTCCTTCCCTCTCAACTTCCTGCTGCCCAACCGCATGCATTGCCAGCAGCTGGAGAAGTTGAGGCTCGTGAGGGGAGACCCAGTCCTGGAGCCCGGCGAACAGCTGGAGAAAGAG CTTTATCGTGATGCTTTTGAATGTATGACCCTCCTATCACAGAGACTGGGGTCACAGAAGTTCTTCTTCGGAGACTC TCCGTCATCGCTGGACGCGTATGTGTTTGCACACCTGGCTCCTCTGTTGAAGATCAAACTGCCCAATGGAAAGCTCCAGCAGCACCTCACCTCTCTGAACAACCTGCAGCAGTACTGCACCAACATCCTGGCACTCTACTTCCCCTCCGATGCACGAG AGGCACCAGGTCGCAAGACTCATGCTCAGCCTGATAGCAGCGACTTGGACAACGAGCCCCACAAGCGGCGTAACCAGGTGCTGTCCGTTCTGTTCGCTGTGGGAGCCATGCTGGGTTACGCCATCCTCACCGGGATCGTCTCGATCAAGCGTGAGCGGCCACAGCTGAAGAACTCAGGTCATGATGATGGAGATGAAGAAGATGAGGACtaa